From Macaca mulatta isolate MMU2019108-1 chromosome 3, T2T-MMU8v2.0, whole genome shotgun sequence, the proteins below share one genomic window:
- the ETS2 gene encoding protein C-ets-2, translated as MGSAQLQGLITQARLPLGATSTTAPSLRNSKGRFGIRALALGRTPSAPQEVSARLPGRTLARTWGRGPGPRASGPAGERPSRVTAGGGGKAGPEEASSAPRSLAASALLFSPLVRSLSSPSAPPNPPAAPFPLLPLLPILPTSLPLLLSLLPFPPLLLLSSLLPSLPLPSPPLPSAVPPTSSLLPPLLKSAPRRGPAGYFLQLLTSEVSLQPRAHGAARPASGLPERLWPASSPSPDAHRAAAGPEQSPSRPRAGPARSGAMNDFGIKNMDQVAPVANSYRGTLKRQPAFDTFDGSLFAVFPSLNEEQTLQEVPTGLDSISHDSANCELPLLTPCSKAVMSQALKATFSGFKKEQRRLGIPKNPWLWSEQQVCQWLLWATNEFSLVNVNLQRFGMNGQMLCNLGKERFLELAPDFVGDILWEHLEQMIKENQEKTEDQYEENSHLTSVPHWINSNTIGFGTEQTPYGMQTQNYPKGGLLDSMCPASTPSVLSSEQEFQMFPKSRLSSVSVTYCSVSQDFPGSNLNLLTNNSGTPKDHDSPENGADSFESSDSLLQSWNSQSSLLDVQRVPSFESFEDDCSQSLCLNKPTMSFKDYIQERSDPVEQGKPVIPAAVLAGFTGSGPIQLWQFLLELLSDKSCQSFISWTGDGWEFKLADPDEVARRWGKRKNKPKMNYEKLSRGLRYYYDKNIIHKTSGKRYVYRFVCDLQNLLGFTPEELHAILGVQPDTED; from the exons ATGGGGTCGGCTCAACTTCAGGGCCTTATTACCCAAGCCCGGCTGCCCCTCGGTGCCACCAGCACCACTGCTCCGTCCCTGCGGAATTCCAAAGGCAGGTTTGGCATTAGGGCCTTGGCTCTGGGGAGGACGCCGAGCGCTCCACAGGAAGTCTCCGCCCGGCTCCCAGGGCGCACACTCGCGCGCACGTGGGGCCGAGGCCCTGGTCCCCGGGCCTCAGGGCCAGCAGGCGAACGACCCAGCCGAGTGACAGCAGGCGGCGGAGGGAAGGCTGGACCGGAAGAAGCCAGCTCCGCCCCGCGCTCCCTCGCCGCCTCCGCCCTCCTCTTCTCTCCGCTCGTGcgctccctctcctctccctccgcTCCCCCCAACCCTCCTGcagcccccttccctctcctcccgcTTCTCCCCATCCTGCCtacctcccttcccctcctcctttctctcctccccttccctcccctccttcttctctcctccctccttccctcccttcccctcccctcccctcccctcccctcggcCGTCCCTCctacctcctccctcctccccccgcTTCTGAAGAGCGCGCCGCGTCGGGGACCGGCCGGTTACTTCCTCCAGCTACTGACGAGTGAGGTGTCGCTCCAGCCCAGAGCTCACGGAGCCGCCCGGCCCGCGTCCGGCCTCCCGGAACGTCTCTGGCCCGCGTCCTCGCCGTCGCCCGACGCGCACCGAGCAGCCGCGGGCCCTGAGCAGTCACCGTCCCGACCGCGCGCCGGCCCTGCCCGCAGCGGCGCG atgaaTGATTTCGGAATCAAGAATATGGACCAGGTGGCCCCTGTGGCTAACAGTTACAGAGGGACCCTCAAG CGCCAGCCAGCCTTTGACACCTTTGACGGGTCCCTGTTTGCTGTTTTTCCTTCTCTAAATGAAGAGCAAACACTGCAAGAAGTGCCAACAGGCTTGGATTCCATTTCTCATG ACTCGGCCAACTGCGAATTGCCTTTGTTAACCCCGTGCAGCAAGGCTGTGATGAGTCAAGCCTTAAAAGCTACCTTCAGTGGCTTCAAAAAGGAACAGCGGCGCCTCGGCATTCCGAAAA ACCCCTGGCTGTGGAGTGAGCAACAGGTATGCCAGTGGCTTCTCTGGGCCACCAATGAGTTCAGTCTGGTGAACGTGAATCTGCAGAGGTTCGGCATGAATGGCCAGATGCTGTGTAACCTTGGCAAGGAACGCTTTCTGGAGCTGGCACCTGACTTTGTGGGTGACATTCTCTGGGAACATCTGGAGCAAATGATCAAAG aaaaccaagaaaagacagaagatcAATATGAAGAAAATTCACACCTCACCTCCGTTCCTCATTGGATTAACAGCAATACAATAG GTTTTGGCACGGAGCAGACGCCCTACGGAATGCAGACACAGAATTACCCCAAAGGCGGCCTCCTGGACAGCATGTGTCCGGCCTCCACACCCAGCGTACTCAGCTCTGAGCAGGAGTTTCAGATGTTCCCCAAGTCTCGGCTCAGCTCCGTCAGCGTCACCTACTGCTCTGTCAGTCAGGACTTCCCAGGCAGCAACTTGAATTTGCTCACCAACAATTCTG GGACGCCCAAAGACCATGACTCCCCTGAGAACGGTGCAGACAGCTTTGAGAGCTCAGATTCCCTCCTCCAGTCCTGGAACAGCCAGTCGTCCTTGCTGGATGTGCAACGGGTTCCTTCCTTCGAGAGCTTCGAAGATGACTGCAGTCAGTCTCTCTGCCTCAATAAGCCAACCATGTCTTTCAAGGATTACATCCAAGAGAGGAGTGACCCGGTGGAGCAAGGCAAACCAGTTATACCTGCAGCCGTGCTGGCCGGCTTCACAG GAAGTGGACCTATTCAGCTGTGGCAGTTTCTCCTGGAGCTGCTATCTGACAAATCCTGCCAGTCATTCATCAGCTGGACTGGAGACGGATGGGAGTTTAAGCTCGCTGACCCCGATGAG GTGGCCCGCCggtggggaaagaggaaaaataagccCAAGATGAACTACGAGAAGCTGAGCCGGGGCTTACGCTATTATTACGACAAGAACATCATCCACAAGACGTCGGGGAAGCGCTACGTGTACCGCTTCGTGTGCGACCTCCAGAACTTGCTGGGGTTCACGCCCGAGGAACTGCACGCCATCCTGGGCGTCCAGCCCGACACGGAGGACTGA